One Thermodesulfobacteriota bacterium genomic region harbors:
- a CDS encoding radical SAM protein, whose product MKILFVATRKNCDPSDRELYEMDFMNEFLGLKRSLLDLGLLTVAACTPDRFEVEVHDEYISPIDFDTDADLIALSAKTSAVARAYQVADEFRRRGKKVVLGGIHASLRPNEALEHVDYVVIGEAEQTWPKFLEQFEKGEAPTITDAQGFPEMDSIPVPAWDKIDYGKFLFHQVQSTRGCPFTCRFCSVPDISGSTFRFKPPNKILEEIRAFPKTGFMDRVKTIYFVDDNFLSRPQYTEQLLKEMIPLRKRGEIPSWSAETTLNVTNRAGLLDLFVEAGCTTLIIGIESINEATLLDMDKRVNFCVKYQDAMERIHSRGMSVVGNFIVGFDTDTLNVFDDILDFIDENNILYPFFSILTPMPGTKLHDDFKNDGRMDHFDWGLYDTRHVVFEPKNMTREQLMDGYCYLFEQAYASERALNRLEKYWEKYRKQSSGFIEKTIVKWRLRKYRGKVSPEFDFIMDEGWKRLNKPGIKTDVAQLLYYLDSAHFVEYLNKFRSKDYEKNVEIFNQAADKKISDDDLSKRQWDHKNKLSA is encoded by the coding sequence TTGAAGATACTATTTGTGGCCACAAGAAAAAATTGTGATCCATCAGACCGTGAACTCTATGAGATGGATTTTATGAATGAGTTTTTAGGACTAAAACGCTCGCTTTTAGATTTGGGCTTACTCACAGTGGCAGCCTGCACTCCAGATAGATTTGAAGTTGAGGTTCATGATGAATATATCTCTCCCATAGATTTTGACACAGACGCTGATCTTATTGCACTCTCTGCAAAAACCTCTGCTGTTGCAAGAGCATATCAAGTTGCGGATGAATTTAGAAGAAGAGGAAAGAAAGTTGTATTAGGTGGAATTCATGCCTCTCTTAGGCCTAACGAAGCTCTAGAGCACGTTGATTATGTCGTTATAGGGGAAGCTGAGCAGACCTGGCCAAAGTTTTTAGAGCAGTTTGAAAAAGGTGAGGCTCCAACAATCACTGATGCTCAGGGTTTTCCTGAAATGGACTCTATACCAGTGCCTGCGTGGGATAAAATTGATTATGGTAAGTTTCTTTTCCATCAGGTCCAAAGCACAAGGGGCTGTCCATTTACTTGCCGTTTTTGCAGTGTGCCTGATATTTCGGGAAGTACGTTTAGATTCAAACCACCAAACAAGATACTTGAAGAAATAAGAGCATTTCCTAAAACAGGATTTATGGACAGGGTTAAAACTATCTACTTTGTAGATGATAATTTTTTATCTCGTCCTCAGTACACTGAACAGCTATTAAAAGAGATGATTCCTCTTAGAAAAAGGGGTGAGATTCCAAGCTGGTCTGCGGAGACTACACTAAACGTTACAAATAGGGCAGGGTTGCTTGATCTATTCGTAGAGGCTGGATGTACTACTCTTATTATTGGAATTGAATCTATCAATGAGGCAACTCTGTTGGATATGGATAAACGCGTGAACTTTTGTGTGAAGTACCAAGATGCAATGGAGCGCATACATTCGCGAGGCATGTCTGTTGTAGGGAACTTTATAGTAGGCTTTGATACCGATACTCTAAACGTTTTTGATGATATTCTGGACTTTATAGATGAGAACAATATTTTATATCCTTTCTTCAGTATCTTAACTCCTATGCCGGGCACCAAACTCCATGATGATTTCAAAAATGATGGTCGTATGGACCACTTTGACTGGGGTTTATACGACACACGCCACGTTGTTTTTGAGCCTAAGAACATGACCCGCGAGCAGCTTATGGACGGTTACTGTTATCTGTTCGAGCAGGCATATGCTTCAGAGAGAGCGCTGAATAGGCTTGAGAAATATTGGGAAAAATACAGAAAACAGAGCTCAGGCTTTATTGAGAAAACAATTGTTAAGTGGCGGCTTAGAAAATACAGAGGAAAAGTTTCTCCTGAGTTTGATTTTATCATGGACGAGGGATGGAAGAGGCTAAACAAACCAGGAATTAAAACTGATGTAGCACAGCTTCTCTATTATCTGGACTCAGCACATTTTGTAG